A single Nicotiana tabacum cultivar K326 chromosome 5, ASM71507v2, whole genome shotgun sequence DNA region contains:
- the LOC107793636 gene encoding upstream activation factor subunit UAF30-like: MATSSRVFGSYCRTLMAAAKSSAAATPAPAPAAAATATGKGRHKGILKPLPVSPALGKFVGSSEISRTDAVKKVWDYIKTNNLQNPANKKEINCDDKLKTIFAGKDKVGFLEIAKLLSSHFQKAS; encoded by the exons ATGGCAACATCATCTAGGGTTTTCGGAAGCTACTGCCGAACGCTAATGGCAGCTGCGAAGAGCTCTGCCGCCGCAACTCCAGCTCCAGCTCCAGCCGCCGCTGCCACGGCAACAGGAAAAGGTCGTCATAAAGGCATACTGAAGCCGCTACCGGTTTCACCTGCTTTAGGGAAATTTGTTGGTTCTTCTGAAATATCACGTACTGATGCTGTTAAGAAAGTCTGGGATTACATCAAAACCAATAATCTTCAG AATCCTGCGAACAAGAAGGAGATAAATTGTGACGACAAGTTGAAGACTATATTTGCTGGCAAGGACAAGGTTGGTTTTCTAGAGATTGCAAAGCTGCTATCCAGTCATTTTCAGAAGGCTTCTTAA